From Aristaeella lactis, the proteins below share one genomic window:
- a CDS encoding ABC transporter permease codes for MNKSRGARLRRRLWAGRYLYLMFLPVLLYYIIFRYGPMLGLVISFEKYNLLKGNKNLITGILESPWVGFKHFESFFNSIFIWRLLRNTLLINLYDLLFNFPAAIMLALLINEIQNRRFKKAVQTITYMPYFISSVVIASMVVQFLSPSSGIVNNVIAAFGGERQYFMVQPESFRTIYTMMNMWKNVGYNSIIFLAAISGINGELYEACRVDGGGYLRQMWHITLPGIASTIVVLMIMRLGHVLDAGYETILLLKNNTNQETSEVIGTFVYRRGIEKGEYSYATAVGMFQSVIGFGLVIFANWLSRRYSDTSLW; via the coding sequence ATGAACAAATCCCGCGGAGCACGGCTGCGGCGGAGATTGTGGGCAGGAAGGTACCTGTACCTGATGTTTCTGCCTGTGCTTCTTTATTATATCATTTTCCGTTACGGTCCTATGCTGGGCCTGGTTATTTCCTTTGAGAAATACAATTTGCTGAAGGGAAACAAAAACCTGATTACCGGGATCCTGGAAAGTCCATGGGTTGGGTTCAAACACTTTGAAAGCTTTTTCAATTCTATCTTTATATGGAGACTGCTCCGGAATACACTGCTGATCAATCTGTATGACCTGCTGTTCAATTTCCCGGCAGCCATTATGCTGGCACTGCTGATTAATGAAATACAGAACCGCCGCTTCAAAAAAGCGGTGCAGACGATTACCTATATGCCCTACTTTATCTCCAGTGTGGTCATAGCCAGTATGGTGGTTCAGTTTCTGTCGCCCTCAAGCGGCATTGTCAACAACGTTATAGCAGCCTTTGGCGGTGAACGGCAGTATTTCATGGTTCAGCCGGAATCCTTCAGGACGATCTATACGATGATGAACATGTGGAAGAATGTGGGCTATAACTCCATTATCTTTCTGGCGGCCATCAGCGGGATTAACGGGGAACTGTATGAGGCCTGCCGGGTGGACGGCGGCGGTTATCTCCGGCAGATGTGGCACATTACGCTGCCCGGGATTGCCAGCACAATCGTAGTGCTGATGATTATGCGGCTGGGACATGTGCTGGATGCGGGTTATGAAACCATCCTGCTGCTGAAAAATAACACGAACCAGGAAACCAGTGAAGTAATCGGTACGTTTGTTTACCGGCGCGGTATCGAAAAGGGCGAATACAGCTATGCTACCGCTGTAGGCATGTTCCAGAGCGTGATCGGGTTCGGACTGGTCATTTTCGCGAACTGGCTCAGCCGGCGCTACAGCGACACAAGCCTGTGGTAA
- a CDS encoding NAD(P)/FAD-dependent oxidoreductase — translation MAEILVIGGGAAGMMAAVFAARAGAEVTLLEKNEKLGKKVYITGKGRCNLTNDCDLDEFLAQVPRNPRFLYSALSFFSSRDMMALMEENGCPVTVQRGRRVFPSSEKASDVTKALTGLLRKWNVRIRLNCDVRCLKTENGLITGAELTDGTFLSADAVILACGGLSYPSTGSTGDGFRFAEALGHTVTPPSPVLVGLETEETWPRSLQGLSLRNVTLSLVSGKKTLYSELGEMLFTHFGISGPLVLEASCHLPQPAKGGRLFIDLKPGLTREQLDARLRRDFTEAGKKQLKSVLPGLLPASFASIFSGLCGISPDLPCNQITAAQREQLLAALKALPLTIKAPRPIDEAVVTRGGVSVKEIEPGTMRSKLIPNLYFAGEMIDVDAHTGGYNLQISWSTGALAGQSASACDHTL, via the coding sequence ATGGCTGAAATACTGGTCATCGGTGGCGGCGCAGCCGGCATGATGGCTGCTGTTTTTGCCGCCCGCGCAGGCGCAGAAGTGACCCTGCTGGAAAAGAACGAAAAACTCGGAAAGAAAGTCTATATTACAGGCAAAGGCCGCTGCAACCTGACCAACGACTGCGATCTGGACGAATTCCTCGCCCAGGTTCCCCGCAATCCGAGGTTCCTGTACAGCGCGCTGAGTTTTTTTTCGTCCCGGGATATGATGGCCCTGATGGAGGAAAACGGATGTCCTGTCACCGTTCAGCGCGGCCGTCGGGTCTTCCCCTCCTCCGAAAAAGCAAGCGATGTCACCAAAGCCCTCACAGGGCTCCTTCGGAAATGGAATGTCCGAATCCGCCTGAACTGTGATGTCCGCTGCCTGAAAACCGAAAACGGACTGATCACCGGCGCCGAGCTGACAGACGGAACCTTTCTTTCCGCGGACGCGGTCATCCTGGCCTGCGGCGGACTGAGCTACCCCTCCACCGGTTCCACCGGAGACGGTTTCCGTTTTGCCGAAGCCCTCGGACATACCGTCACTCCTCCTTCTCCTGTCCTTGTGGGACTGGAAACAGAGGAAACCTGGCCTCGTTCCCTGCAGGGGCTTAGCCTGAGGAATGTGACCCTGTCCCTGGTTTCCGGGAAAAAAACACTGTATTCGGAACTGGGCGAAATGCTCTTCACCCACTTCGGGATCTCCGGTCCCCTGGTCCTGGAGGCAAGCTGTCACCTGCCCCAGCCCGCCAAGGGAGGCCGGCTGTTCATTGACCTGAAACCCGGACTTACCCGGGAACAGCTGGACGCCCGTCTTCGCCGGGACTTCACAGAAGCCGGAAAAAAGCAGCTGAAAAGCGTCCTGCCCGGCCTGCTGCCCGCCAGCTTTGCCTCGATCTTTTCCGGGCTGTGCGGTATTTCCCCGGATCTGCCCTGCAACCAGATCACTGCCGCCCAGCGGGAGCAGCTGCTTGCGGCGCTCAAGGCCCTTCCCCTGACCATCAAAGCGCCGCGCCCCATCGATGAGGCGGTGGTTACCCGCGGCGGTGTCAGCGTGAAAGAGATTGAGCCCGGCACCATGCGCAGCAAACTGATCCCCAACCTGTATTTCGCCGGCGAAATGATCGACGTCGACGCCCATACCGGCGGGTATAATCTTCAGATTTCCTGGAGCACAGGGGCGTTAGCCGGACAAAGCGCGTCCGCATGTGATCACACTCTGTAA
- a CDS encoding transporter substrate-binding domain-containing protein: MKKLLALVLTLCLALGVSLASAETFKMGIDPEYDPFSYMGNDGDYTGFDVAVCKAACELAGLEWEAVPVDWDFKLQMLDAKDVDCVWSGMTIKQSMIDAGYVLSAPYYESWQVLVVRADSGIETSADLAGKVVAVQLGTSGQDLLEGDLTDLSSTFSALTTLSSFNLCFKELEGNAADAVFVDFPVAEKYVAEHPELKILDEKLGFEEYGICFRKDDTELCKKIEDAVAELVASGKYAEIAAEYPNIVDNLIFLKNAE, from the coding sequence ATGAAAAAACTGCTTGCTCTGGTGCTGACCCTGTGCCTGGCCCTCGGTGTTTCTCTGGCTTCCGCGGAAACGTTTAAAATGGGTATCGACCCTGAATATGATCCCTTCAGCTATATGGGAAATGACGGTGATTACACCGGCTTTGATGTTGCTGTATGCAAGGCTGCCTGCGAACTGGCCGGTCTTGAATGGGAAGCCGTCCCGGTGGACTGGGACTTCAAACTGCAGATGCTGGACGCGAAGGATGTTGACTGCGTATGGTCCGGTATGACTATTAAGCAGTCCATGATCGACGCCGGATACGTACTTTCCGCTCCCTACTATGAGAGCTGGCAGGTTCTGGTGGTTCGCGCGGACAGCGGAATTGAAACTTCCGCGGATCTGGCGGGCAAGGTGGTTGCCGTTCAGCTGGGCACCTCCGGCCAGGATCTGCTGGAAGGAGACCTGACGGATCTGTCTTCCACCTTCAGCGCACTGACCACCCTGAGCAGCTTCAACCTGTGCTTCAAGGAACTGGAAGGCAATGCTGCGGACGCGGTGTTCGTGGACTTCCCCGTGGCAGAGAAGTACGTGGCGGAGCATCCTGAACTGAAGATTCTTGATGAGAAACTGGGCTTCGAAGAATACGGCATATGCTTCCGCAAGGACGACACGGAACTGTGCAAGAAGATCGAAGACGCCGTGGCTGAACTGGTCGCCAGCGGAAAATACGCGGAGATCGCCGCGGAGTATCCCAACATTGTGGATAACCTGATTTTCCTCAAGAACGCTGAATAA
- a CDS encoding extracellular solute-binding protein, whose translation MKHFSRLLALLLAVCLLPLTFVEAASAEEPVTITIWGSDRENMPFRNGLWTIDKLQEKLGIKIEIISAPTENLAEKYGLLIAGGDFPTIVQYKAKDLLLYKDAWTPLNDLINETDTPNLWKVYSDPDIRRKVSDADGIMRFIGQRTAITAGKLYFWRQDWLDKLGLETPKTTEDLYNVFKAIKEGDPNGNGQADEIPFAVRKNGSNNRGNVIPFINNWGIAETFFAEDGQVKFGATDPRMKEALEWLNRCYAEGLIDQEYLTRDKTSWYSAWTNNQVFMSYDWSAYIDNVANLFKDVESDINIVGAVPPEGPTGISETRDQLQPITVDEDWNAGIYDGATDEQKKAALKLLDYVYSDEGMILMNFGEEGTHFNVVDGDYKYSDLIMNNPDGLSPQDALRSFGIQSMLTLLQDARYERAFVSDEVNRIRDIYEQEGHIGDAFPTLAFTEDEQDIINEKYTEIETYMNETIDKFIMGTESLDKFDDYVAQVESMGLADVLAVYQAAYDRYMK comes from the coding sequence ATGAAACACTTTTCCCGTCTCCTGGCACTGCTGCTGGCAGTCTGCCTGCTGCCGCTGACCTTTGTGGAAGCCGCTTCCGCAGAGGAACCCGTGACGATCACGATCTGGGGATCCGACCGTGAGAACATGCCCTTCCGTAACGGCCTGTGGACCATTGACAAGCTGCAGGAAAAACTGGGCATCAAGATCGAGATCATCTCCGCTCCGACCGAGAACCTGGCTGAGAAATACGGCCTGCTGATCGCCGGCGGAGATTTCCCCACCATCGTTCAGTACAAGGCGAAGGATCTGCTGTTGTACAAAGATGCCTGGACGCCCCTGAATGACCTGATCAATGAAACCGATACGCCGAACCTGTGGAAGGTTTACAGCGATCCGGACATCCGCCGGAAGGTTTCCGACGCGGACGGCATCATGCGCTTCATCGGCCAGCGGACTGCCATCACTGCCGGCAAGCTTTACTTCTGGCGCCAGGACTGGCTGGACAAGCTGGGACTGGAAACCCCAAAGACCACCGAGGATCTTTACAACGTGTTCAAAGCCATCAAGGAAGGCGATCCGAACGGCAACGGCCAAGCGGACGAAATTCCCTTTGCTGTACGCAAGAACGGCAGCAACAACCGGGGCAACGTGATCCCCTTCATCAATAACTGGGGCATTGCCGAGACCTTCTTCGCGGAAGACGGACAGGTGAAGTTTGGCGCGACCGATCCCCGGATGAAGGAAGCGCTGGAATGGCTGAACCGCTGCTACGCCGAAGGCCTGATCGACCAGGAATACCTGACCCGGGACAAGACGTCCTGGTACAGCGCCTGGACCAACAACCAGGTGTTCATGAGCTATGACTGGAGCGCCTATATTGACAACGTAGCCAACCTGTTCAAGGATGTGGAAAGCGACATCAACATCGTGGGTGCCGTGCCTCCGGAAGGACCCACCGGCATCAGCGAAACCCGTGACCAGCTGCAGCCCATCACTGTAGATGAGGACTGGAACGCCGGTATCTATGACGGAGCTACGGATGAACAGAAGAAGGCTGCCCTGAAACTTCTGGACTACGTTTACAGCGACGAAGGCATGATCCTGATGAACTTCGGTGAAGAGGGAACCCACTTCAATGTTGTGGACGGCGATTACAAGTATTCCGACCTGATCATGAACAATCCCGACGGCCTGTCTCCCCAGGACGCGCTGCGCTCCTTCGGTATCCAGAGCATGCTGACCCTGCTGCAGGATGCCCGTTATGAGCGCGCTTTCGTGAGCGACGAAGTGAACCGCATCCGCGATATCTATGAACAGGAAGGCCACATAGGCGATGCGTTCCCGACACTGGCGTTCACGGAGGATGAACAGGATATCATCAATGAAAAGTACACCGAAATTGAAACCTATATGAACGAGACTATCGACAAGTTCATTATGGGTACAGAGTCCCTGGACAAGTTTGACGACTATGTGGCGCAGGTGGAGAGCATGGGACTGGCGGACGTGCTGGCTGTCTATCAGGCTGCCTATGACCGCTACATGAAATAA
- a CDS encoding helix-turn-helix transcriptional regulator codes for MIRRAGNKTRHRRVQLQMVVLLLLFTILTTSLTGWIIYDRMSDQVIRDTWQQQEALLRSACASVNREIDQIRSFSWQISNDNGVQKYLHLTEQTPKDILTKRGIIEKLQQMKAFSNTMADIGIYAEGMDIIITGESSYQAEDYYSRTEGITKQGMIAKRSEPGKVALSRFAGSGTIHRILSAEPVLAFVSSLPLNAQAGESYAFFHLNAERLYACLPESDSGTLLLTDREGNPVIPEDAGEEGEISRLYMQEPKNRIRNNGSEYGVVSMETAAEGLYCMAVIPYGELLKPSLQLRDVVMAVMGSCMVIGLLAAVLASRRLYAPLERLLGNVRQLCRELPDDSRGNEYKMLDDAIHLISAENHELTLSNREVNRLLKNRLLNDWMEGRLKGDADETLAKAGVELPYQMIRIAVVETALRDLERLEARNGENTADRIETLAAESDLGLMRVWCARRTDGMILILFNLDGLPAATVPAEKWLLTCREQVFGDCPCAIGLGGAREKERAAEALVDAMIDLRSGEESREEKHYARLTEYIRKEYMHEISLDSAGETLGMSPSYIGLVFRKVGETSFLKYLTDIRMEETKRLLTTTDLTLREIGEEVGITNQNTLIRTFKKATGVTPGQYRVANQAMNSQNG; via the coding sequence ATGATACGAAGAGCGGGAAACAAAACACGCCATCGCAGGGTTCAGCTGCAGATGGTTGTTTTGCTTTTGCTCTTTACTATTCTGACTACTTCGCTGACGGGTTGGATTATCTATGACCGGATGTCAGACCAGGTGATCCGGGATACCTGGCAGCAGCAGGAGGCCCTGCTGCGCAGTGCCTGCGCCTCGGTAAACAGGGAAATTGATCAGATCAGGTCTTTTTCCTGGCAGATCAGCAATGACAACGGCGTGCAGAAATACCTGCATCTGACGGAACAGACACCGAAGGATATCCTGACCAAACGAGGAATCATTGAAAAGCTGCAGCAGATGAAGGCCTTCAGCAACACAATGGCTGATATCGGAATCTATGCGGAAGGCATGGATATTATCATTACGGGAGAAAGCAGCTATCAGGCGGAGGACTATTACAGCCGTACGGAAGGCATTACAAAGCAGGGGATGATTGCAAAACGTTCCGAACCGGGAAAAGTTGCACTGAGCCGCTTTGCCGGCAGCGGAACAATTCACAGGATCCTGAGCGCAGAACCGGTGCTGGCGTTTGTCAGCAGCCTGCCGCTGAACGCACAGGCGGGAGAAAGCTATGCCTTTTTTCACCTGAATGCGGAACGGCTGTACGCGTGCCTGCCGGAAAGCGACTCCGGTACGTTGCTGCTGACAGATCGGGAAGGGAATCCTGTAATACCGGAGGATGCAGGGGAAGAGGGAGAAATCAGCCGTCTCTACATGCAGGAACCGAAAAACAGAATACGGAACAACGGCAGTGAATACGGTGTGGTGAGTATGGAGACCGCTGCGGAAGGACTGTACTGCATGGCGGTGATTCCATACGGTGAACTGCTGAAACCCAGTCTGCAGCTGCGGGACGTGGTGATGGCGGTTATGGGCTCCTGCATGGTAATCGGCCTGCTGGCAGCTGTGCTGGCTTCCAGACGCCTGTACGCACCGCTGGAACGGCTGCTGGGCAATGTGCGTCAGCTGTGCCGGGAACTTCCGGATGACAGCCGGGGCAACGAGTACAAGATGCTGGATGACGCCATTCACCTGATATCGGCGGAAAACCATGAGCTGACGCTTTCCAATCGGGAAGTAAACCGGCTGCTGAAGAACCGCCTGCTGAATGACTGGATGGAGGGACGCCTCAAGGGCGACGCAGACGAGACACTGGCCAAAGCCGGGGTGGAACTGCCCTATCAGATGATCCGGATTGCGGTGGTTGAAACGGCCCTGCGGGACCTGGAACGCCTGGAAGCACGGAATGGCGAAAACACAGCGGACCGGATCGAAACCCTGGCAGCGGAATCTGACCTGGGACTGATGCGAGTCTGGTGCGCCCGGCGGACGGACGGCATGATCCTGATCCTGTTCAACCTGGACGGGCTGCCGGCAGCTACCGTTCCTGCGGAAAAATGGCTGCTGACCTGCAGGGAACAGGTGTTCGGAGACTGTCCCTGCGCCATCGGCCTGGGCGGCGCCCGGGAGAAGGAACGGGCGGCGGAGGCGCTGGTGGATGCGATGATCGATCTGCGCAGCGGAGAGGAAAGCCGGGAGGAAAAACATTACGCACGACTGACGGAATACATCCGGAAGGAATATATGCATGAAATCTCCCTGGACAGCGCCGGGGAGACGCTGGGCATGTCGCCCAGCTACATCGGCCTGGTGTTCCGGAAGGTGGGGGAGACCAGTTTCCTGAAATACCTGACGGACATCCGGATGGAAGAAACGAAACGGCTGCTGACCACGACGGACCTGACACTGCGGGAAATCGGGGAAGAAGTAGGCATCACAAACCAGAACACACTGATTCGCACGTTCAAAAAGGCAACGGGGGTTACGCCCGGACAATACCGGGTGGCGAATCAGGCGATGAATTCGCAGAATGGATGA
- a CDS encoding amino acid ABC transporter ATP-binding protein gives MSKLLEINHCRKQFGATEVLTDLNVSVEEGQVLSVIGPSGSGKSTLLRCATLLETMDGGDLIYLGNYAAKDVNGKAVYAPQPELQKIRGMFGLVFQNFNLFPHYSVLKNVMEAPMLVQKRQEKEVREEAMSLLEQMGLSDKADAYPYQLSGGQQQRVSIARALAMNPKILFFDEPTSALDPELTGEILKVIRKLAEKKMTMVIVTHEMSFARDVSDWVVFMNGGVIVEQGDPRDVIDNPTQERTIQFLRRLQEK, from the coding sequence ATGAGCAAGCTTCTTGAGATTAATCACTGCCGGAAGCAGTTTGGTGCAACAGAGGTGCTGACGGATCTGAACGTTTCGGTGGAGGAAGGCCAGGTGCTGTCTGTTATCGGCCCCAGCGGCAGCGGTAAATCCACGCTGCTGCGCTGTGCCACGCTTCTGGAAACCATGGACGGCGGAGACCTGATCTATCTGGGCAACTATGCCGCAAAGGACGTGAATGGTAAAGCCGTTTACGCTCCGCAGCCGGAGCTGCAGAAGATCCGGGGCATGTTTGGCCTTGTGTTCCAGAACTTCAATCTTTTTCCGCATTATTCTGTGTTGAAAAACGTCATGGAAGCACCTATGCTGGTACAGAAACGACAGGAGAAGGAAGTCCGGGAGGAAGCAATGTCCCTGTTGGAGCAGATGGGGCTTTCAGACAAGGCGGATGCCTATCCCTACCAGCTGTCCGGCGGCCAGCAGCAACGGGTATCCATTGCCCGGGCGCTGGCGATGAATCCGAAAATCCTGTTCTTTGACGAGCCAACCTCGGCGCTGGATCCGGAACTGACGGGAGAAATTCTGAAGGTTATTCGGAAACTGGCAGAGAAGAAAATGACCATGGTCATCGTAACCCATGAGATGAGCTTTGCCCGGGATGTGTCGGACTGGGTGGTGTTCATGAACGGCGGTGTGATCGTGGAACAGGGAGATCCGCGGGATGTGATCGACAATCCGACCCAGGAGCGGACGATCCAGTTCCTGAGGAGACTGCAGGAAAAATGA
- a CDS encoding 3'-5' exonuclease, with the protein MTYIILDLEWNQPISYQSRTYREVGDKLIFEMIQIGAVKLDTDLNPADSISIPIAPTHYLRIHPRIRRMTGLDSETLAGAPAFREALEQFAAWCGDDYTLLTWGIDDVSVLYQNIHFFHCEDIPLPSLCDIQQLFSQEHKLKDRAGLKAAMEMMNIEPDESMAFHNALNDAWYTALVFRTLPDPSAVLNYARQPKELIHGRRSAREKTPGEVFVSVREALASDSAIHPTCPRCGRVLALDGEYIKQSADKYIAVAKCKSHGRILIRLRFRIDDDGKKIMTRTTAPATHANVAYVHTKQLQMQQRLEHYLAEHGSLPDPDEELLNAEVSSMPFD; encoded by the coding sequence ATGACCTACATCATCCTTGACCTGGAATGGAACCAGCCCATCTCCTACCAGAGCCGTACCTATCGTGAGGTGGGCGACAAACTGATTTTTGAAATGATCCAGATCGGTGCCGTAAAGCTCGACACGGACCTGAATCCCGCCGATTCCATTTCCATTCCCATCGCCCCGACCCACTACCTGCGTATCCATCCCAGAATCCGCCGGATGACCGGACTGGACTCGGAAACCCTGGCCGGAGCCCCGGCTTTCCGGGAAGCGCTAGAGCAGTTCGCCGCCTGGTGCGGGGACGATTATACCCTGCTCACCTGGGGAATTGATGACGTCAGCGTCCTGTACCAGAATATTCATTTCTTCCACTGTGAAGATATCCCCCTTCCCTCCCTGTGCGACATCCAGCAGCTTTTCAGCCAGGAGCACAAACTGAAGGACCGTGCCGGCCTGAAAGCCGCCATGGAAATGATGAACATCGAGCCGGATGAAAGCATGGCTTTCCACAACGCGCTGAACGATGCCTGGTATACCGCGCTGGTATTCCGCACCCTGCCGGATCCTTCCGCGGTACTGAATTATGCCCGCCAGCCGAAAGAACTGATCCACGGCCGCCGTTCCGCCCGTGAAAAGACCCCCGGTGAAGTCTTTGTCTCCGTCAGGGAAGCACTTGCGAGTGATTCCGCCATTCATCCCACCTGTCCCCGGTGCGGAAGGGTTCTGGCCCTGGATGGCGAATATATTAAACAGAGTGCCGACAAATATATCGCTGTTGCCAAATGCAAAAGCCACGGCCGGATCCTGATCCGCCTCCGTTTCCGTATTGATGATGACGGCAAGAAGATCATGACCCGCACCACCGCGCCGGCAACTCACGCCAACGTAGCTTATGTCCATACCAAGCAGCTGCAGATGCAGCAGCGCCTGGAGCATTACCTGGCGGAGCACGGTTCCCTTCCCGACCCGGATGAGGAACTGCTGAACGCGGAAGTTTCCAGTATGCCTTTTGATTAA
- a CDS encoding amino acid ABC transporter permease, protein MPLITMITKMGEGLEKTCYIFFLTLLFSLPLGLIVSLLRISKNKIISSIAKVYISILRGTPLMLQLLAVTYGPYYLFGLSVSRNKLIPVVIAFSLNYAAYFAEIYRGGIESMSQGQYEAAEVLGYTKFQCFMRIILPQVIKRILPSVTNEIVTLVKDTSMAFTVAYQEMFTIGKQIANSQTSFMPFVIAGVFYFLFNAIVGWVMGRFEKRLSYYK, encoded by the coding sequence ATGCCGCTGATAACCATGATCACCAAGATGGGAGAAGGCCTGGAAAAAACCTGTTACATTTTTTTCCTGACTCTCCTGTTCAGTCTTCCGCTGGGACTGATTGTGTCGCTGCTGCGGATAAGCAAGAACAAAATCATATCCTCTATTGCAAAAGTATATATATCCATCCTGCGGGGTACTCCGCTGATGCTGCAGCTGCTGGCTGTAACCTACGGACCCTACTACCTGTTCGGACTTAGCGTTTCCCGGAATAAACTGATTCCGGTGGTGATTGCCTTTTCCCTGAACTACGCGGCCTATTTTGCCGAGATCTACCGCGGCGGCATTGAGTCCATGAGCCAGGGACAGTATGAGGCGGCGGAGGTGCTGGGCTATACAAAGTTCCAGTGTTTCATGCGGATCATCCTGCCCCAGGTGATCAAACGGATCCTGCCCTCGGTGACCAACGAGATCGTGACCCTGGTGAAAGATACATCCATGGCTTTTACCGTGGCCTATCAGGAGATGTTCACCATCGGCAAGCAGATCGCGAATTCCCAGACCAGCTTTATGCCCTTTGTGATCGCGGGTGTGTTCTATTTCCTGTTTAACGCGATTGTGGGCTGGGTTATGGGACGGTTTGAAAAGAGACTGAGCTATTATAAGTAA
- a CDS encoding carbohydrate ABC transporter permease has protein sequence MELTRKHTGTIRVSASRRAFLIFNTLFMLLISFAMLYPVIYVTAASFSDELAILKGEVFMLPVRPYVKAYEKVFRYPLLWQSYGNTLLYTVLGTAINLILTVFGAWSLSQKKMAGRRFFTLMCTFTMFFSGGMIPTFLVVKGLGLRDTIWAMVLPGAVSTYNMILMRTFFRQIPESLVEAAELDGCRDFGILFRIVLPLSLASLMTIGMFYAVGHWNSYFPAVLYLDKRELFPLQIILRQVVLLNEIVENSSSTENVMAEGIKYATIVVAMLPILCIYPFVQRYFVKGVMIGSVKE, from the coding sequence ATGGAATTGACACGCAAACACACCGGAACCATCCGGGTTTCCGCCAGCCGCAGGGCATTCCTGATCTTCAACACTCTGTTTATGCTGCTGATCAGCTTTGCCATGCTGTATCCGGTCATTTATGTAACAGCGGCTTCCTTTTCAGATGAACTGGCAATCCTGAAAGGGGAAGTGTTCATGCTGCCGGTGCGGCCTTATGTGAAAGCCTATGAGAAGGTTTTCAGATATCCGCTGCTGTGGCAGAGCTACGGCAATACCCTTCTGTATACTGTCCTGGGGACAGCCATCAACCTGATCCTGACAGTGTTCGGCGCATGGTCCCTGAGCCAGAAGAAGATGGCCGGTCGCCGCTTTTTCACCCTGATGTGTACTTTTACCATGTTCTTCAGCGGCGGAATGATTCCGACCTTCCTTGTGGTGAAAGGGCTTGGACTTCGGGATACGATCTGGGCCATGGTGCTGCCCGGAGCGGTCAGTACCTATAATATGATCCTGATGCGAACCTTCTTCCGCCAGATTCCGGAAAGTCTGGTGGAAGCAGCGGAACTGGACGGATGCAGGGATTTCGGAATCCTTTTCCGGATTGTGCTTCCCCTGAGCCTGGCCAGCCTGATGACCATCGGAATGTTCTATGCTGTGGGACACTGGAACAGTTATTTCCCGGCGGTCCTTTACCTGGATAAACGGGAATTATTCCCCCTGCAGATCATCCTGCGCCAGGTGGTGCTGCTGAATGAAATTGTGGAGAACTCCAGCAGTACGGAAAATGTGATGGCGGAAGGAATCAAATATGCCACCATCGTGGTGGCCATGCTGCCGATCCTGTGCATCTATCCCTTTGTACAGCGCTATTTTGTGAAGGGCGTCATGATCGGCTCCGTGAAGGAGTGA